Proteins encoded within one genomic window of Mycolicibacterium monacense:
- a CDS encoding VOC family protein, with amino-acid sequence MAMTVEMITFDCTDPDALAQWWAEAVGGEVTALEPGEFVVVIREGGPRLGFQKVPDVTPGKNRVHVDFTAADVDAEVSRLVGLGASETARHSFGDEFSWVVLTDPAGNAFCIGSA; translated from the coding sequence ATGGCGATGACCGTGGAGATGATCACGTTCGACTGCACCGATCCCGACGCGCTGGCCCAGTGGTGGGCGGAGGCGGTCGGCGGCGAGGTGACGGCGTTGGAGCCAGGTGAGTTCGTGGTGGTCATCCGTGAGGGCGGACCGCGGCTGGGCTTCCAGAAGGTGCCGGACGTGACGCCGGGCAAGAACCGCGTGCACGTCGACTTCACCGCCGCCGACGTCGACGCGGAGGTGTCGCGCCTCGTCGGACTCGGCGCCTCGGAGACGGCCAGGCACAGTTTTGGGGACGAGTTCAGCTGGGTCGTGCTGACGGATCCCGCCGGGAACGCGTTCTGCATCGGGAGTGCGTGA
- a CDS encoding alpha/beta hydrolase family protein has translation MAKHRNKGVRRRIKKAALMGGVAATSAAMTMGLTAPSAGALALPGIGEVPGTEALDLNLALPGAGEFDPAAVPNLGFLLDALGVDLSGLIPGLLGDLPITGAGLNIITTGPPFGALALLGANPFWVPAYPPLIANEINETPYGIVATIPNIFVPGGPPLSIPLGNVRLPIVIAFGLGSLATGMAYPDVVADLPNQPGGSESTLPGPSLTVLPLILLRNPGRADGGIAARFAPVLDPILGLFGFNSVVTPDVDVETDGSAILVPIKVDATVEYDPLSDFAAWPNPFTLANNAAAFAFPTYILRGADLAGFLPQLTEPVLGTAESAILNFLLGPILTELPPQVLLPNVLTEDALNTFLTLESDALPLLEPFRYPTDFANLFTGGAFGFTNPFADAVEPALKILVNLGYTNVTQDMSNPLDPYPRDFTGDFGSDYAPFFTFPENVDWGQVPGDLATAFAAGVQNAFFTGIPGVKGPLAGPNPLAIIAGLLGLPTGPAELPELLTAFPDLADIIGGNLGLPGLNSTSTLAAAAAPAVGGSDDPLTRLGETLARTLNIAFEREAPVDYTPPSGPVDSAFDVTEGLSASALRLLAATVLGPTRLAALAEGGPEALADLIENTVDAPLWIADPALYGLRDALPEDAADTVTEFRDSLWTLTERINEALLGALEDLPNAPADVTITSEQAKGGVDDEDIEATLKVAGTEQPGQPAGEVKSDLPPAEADVDPGAVLEGEESATPKGDKKVTGGGQIKGGQLSKTIERSIDRVGDRLNDAADDLRDGVKKALTPPSRSTTVSDNDTETDKEPAA, from the coding sequence GTGGCGAAACATCGGAACAAAGGGGTTCGGCGGCGCATCAAGAAGGCTGCGCTGATGGGCGGTGTGGCGGCGACGTCCGCTGCCATGACCATGGGGCTCACTGCCCCTTCGGCAGGCGCATTGGCCTTGCCAGGCATCGGGGAGGTGCCAGGCACCGAGGCCCTCGACCTGAACCTTGCGCTGCCCGGCGCGGGTGAGTTCGATCCGGCTGCCGTGCCGAATCTCGGGTTCCTTCTCGATGCCTTGGGCGTCGACCTGAGCGGCCTCATTCCAGGCCTGCTGGGTGATTTGCCCATCACGGGCGCGGGGCTCAACATCATCACCACCGGACCGCCGTTCGGCGCTCTCGCGCTGCTCGGCGCGAATCCCTTCTGGGTTCCGGCGTACCCGCCCTTGATCGCGAACGAGATCAACGAGACGCCCTACGGCATTGTCGCCACGATTCCCAACATCTTCGTCCCGGGCGGCCCGCCACTCTCGATCCCCTTGGGCAACGTCCGCCTGCCGATTGTGATCGCGTTCGGTCTGGGTTCATTGGCGACGGGGATGGCATACCCAGACGTCGTGGCCGACCTGCCCAACCAGCCGGGCGGCAGCGAGTCCACTTTGCCCGGTCCGAGCCTCACGGTTCTGCCTCTCATCCTGCTCAGAAATCCGGGGCGTGCCGATGGCGGTATCGCCGCGCGTTTCGCTCCGGTGCTCGACCCGATTCTCGGGTTGTTCGGCTTCAACAGTGTTGTCACCCCGGACGTTGACGTCGAGACCGATGGCTCCGCCATCCTGGTGCCGATCAAGGTCGACGCGACGGTGGAGTACGACCCGCTTTCCGACTTTGCGGCGTGGCCCAACCCGTTCACGCTCGCGAACAACGCAGCGGCGTTTGCGTTCCCGACGTACATCCTCCGAGGTGCTGACCTCGCCGGCTTCCTGCCCCAGCTCACCGAGCCGGTATTGGGTACGGCTGAAAGCGCGATACTCAACTTCCTCCTTGGGCCGATCTTGACCGAGCTGCCGCCTCAGGTACTTCTCCCAAACGTCTTGACTGAGGATGCTCTCAACACGTTCCTCACGCTCGAATCCGACGCGTTGCCGCTCCTGGAGCCGTTCCGGTATCCGACCGACTTCGCCAACCTGTTCACCGGCGGAGCGTTCGGCTTCACCAACCCGTTCGCGGACGCGGTCGAGCCGGCGCTGAAGATCCTGGTCAACCTGGGCTACACGAACGTCACCCAGGACATGAGCAACCCGCTCGATCCGTATCCGCGTGACTTCACCGGCGACTTCGGCAGTGATTACGCCCCCTTCTTCACCTTCCCCGAGAACGTCGACTGGGGTCAGGTGCCGGGCGATCTCGCCACCGCGTTCGCCGCCGGTGTCCAGAACGCCTTCTTCACCGGAATCCCCGGCGTGAAGGGCCCGCTCGCCGGTCCGAATCCGCTGGCGATCATCGCCGGACTGCTCGGTCTGCCGACCGGTCCCGCGGAGCTGCCGGAGCTGCTGACCGCGTTCCCGGATCTGGCGGACATCATCGGCGGCAATCTCGGTCTGCCGGGGCTGAATTCGACGAGCACACTGGCGGCGGCTGCGGCACCGGCCGTCGGTGGCTCCGACGATCCGCTGACGCGGCTCGGCGAGACGCTGGCACGGACGCTCAACATCGCTTTCGAACGTGAGGCGCCGGTGGATTACACCCCGCCCAGCGGCCCGGTCGATTCAGCGTTCGACGTGACCGAGGGTCTGAGCGCGTCGGCGCTGCGACTGCTGGCCGCGACGGTGCTGGGGCCGACGCGCTTGGCAGCGCTCGCCGAGGGGGGTCCCGAGGCGCTGGCGGACCTCATCGAGAACACCGTCGACGCCCCGCTGTGGATCGCCGACCCGGCCCTCTACGGGCTGCGCGATGCGCTGCCGGAGGATGCGGCCGACACCGTGACCGAGTTCCGTGACAGCCTCTGGACTCTCACAGAACGGATCAATGAGGCGCTGCTGGGCGCACTCGAGGATCTGCCCAACGCGCCGGCCGACGTGACGATCACGTCGGAGCAGGCAAAGGGCGGCGTGGACGATGAGGACATCGAAGCCACGCTGAAGGTCGCGGGAACCGAGCAGCCGGGTCAGCCCGCAGGTGAGGTGAAGTCCGACCTGCCTCCGGCAGAGGCGGACGTCGACCCGGGGGCTGTCCTGGAGGGCGAGGAATCCGCAACTCCCAAGGGCGACAAGAAGGTCACCGGCGGCGGACAGATCAAGGGTGGGCAGCTGTCGAAGACCATCGAGCGTTCGATCGATCGGGTGGGTGACCGCCTGAACGACGCCGCCGACGATCTGCGGGACGGCGTCAAGAAGGCCCTCACACCGCCGTCGAGGAGTACCACGGTTTCGGACAACGACACCGAAACGGATAAGGAACCGGCGGCCTAG
- a CDS encoding cation:proton antiporter domain-containing protein: protein MLLSLIAVSAVLAGWGVLARRMERWRVTAPMVIVLAGVLIGLATSDRVADGLNTEIAEHVAEIILAILLFVDATDVRGGLFGYEPKAAMRILFVSLPLGVATALIFGLWLLPGSSWAVLLVIACIVVPIDFAPVSSILRDRRVPERVRDLLNVEAGYNDGIVSPLFIFALVLADQDTRADTPLQALEAAVPQAAKAILVGLLVGTLLALAANGAQQRGWTTHQSNRLILVAAPLLAFGLSLAIDGNGFVSAFVCGIAFKYLRHSDDLRGDLELVDDVGFLLTVGMWFAFGVAAVAIFEVGVTLGAVVFSLLALTVVRIVPVLIGMLGTRFDLPERLLVGGLGPRGTTTIVFGLLAFNVLDGGDEHTVGLVVVLCVLGSVILHGVAAPAAAHAYAARHPASRDAEHSGPGK, encoded by the coding sequence GTGTTGCTGTCGCTGATCGCGGTGTCCGCCGTGCTGGCCGGGTGGGGCGTGCTGGCCCGCCGCATGGAGCGCTGGCGCGTCACCGCACCCATGGTGATCGTCCTGGCCGGAGTGCTGATCGGCCTCGCCACCTCGGACCGCGTCGCGGACGGCCTCAACACCGAGATCGCCGAACACGTCGCCGAAATCATCCTGGCCATCCTGCTTTTCGTCGATGCCACCGACGTGCGCGGCGGCCTGTTCGGCTACGAACCCAAGGCCGCGATGCGCATCCTGTTCGTTTCGCTGCCGCTGGGCGTCGCCACCGCCCTGATCTTCGGGCTGTGGCTGCTGCCCGGCTCGTCGTGGGCGGTCCTGCTCGTGATCGCCTGCATCGTCGTGCCGATCGACTTCGCGCCGGTGTCGTCGATCCTGCGTGACCGGCGGGTGCCCGAGCGGGTGCGCGATCTGCTCAACGTCGAGGCCGGGTACAACGACGGCATCGTCTCGCCGCTCTTCATCTTCGCCCTGGTGCTCGCCGATCAGGACACCCGCGCCGACACTCCGCTGCAGGCGCTCGAGGCGGCGGTGCCGCAGGCCGCCAAGGCCATCCTGGTCGGCCTGCTCGTCGGCACCCTCCTCGCGCTCGCGGCCAACGGCGCCCAACAGCGGGGCTGGACCACTCATCAGTCCAACCGACTGATCCTGGTCGCCGCGCCGCTGCTGGCGTTCGGCCTGAGCCTGGCCATCGACGGCAACGGCTTCGTCTCGGCGTTCGTCTGCGGCATCGCCTTCAAATACCTGCGGCACTCCGACGACCTCCGCGGCGACCTCGAACTCGTCGACGACGTCGGCTTCCTGCTCACCGTCGGCATGTGGTTCGCCTTCGGGGTGGCCGCCGTGGCGATCTTCGAGGTCGGCGTCACCCTCGGCGCGGTGGTGTTCAGCCTGCTCGCGCTGACCGTGGTCCGCATCGTCCCGGTGCTGATCGGGATGCTCGGAACCCGCTTCGACCTCCCCGAACGCCTGCTGGTCGGCGGGCTCGGGCCCCGTGGCACCACGACGATCGTGTTCGGCCTGCTCGCGTTCAACGTGCTCGACGGAGGCGACGAACACACCGTGGGCCTGGTCGTCGTCCTGTGCGTTCTGGGGAGCGTCATCCTGCACGGTGTGGCCGCCCCCGCCGCCGCTCACGCCTACGCCGCGCGCCACCCGGCGTCCCGCGACGCGGAGCACAGCGGCCCGGGGAAATAG
- a CDS encoding alpha/beta hydrolase has product MRAQTDQISGDTVTDTPERPRRHPLLIRVWGLIRLDYTGIAFGALFFCLSLTPSLLPRDWLFQGLIGGANAAIGYGIGVFISKMLVRFVIGGRRAWLPSRRTLYAVKTGVVGLAIAASVLMLVPAAAWQRQVSAEMGMPGPETSGYFRVLVVAALAGGVCVAVSRVVLGIIKTLARWLIRRWRLSDEMALLIGTAAIVVLLITLINGVLLQGFLAGASRVFQPQNFTTREGVSQPTQPERSGSPASFASWDSLGYQGRNFVGSGPDARELERVNGRPAQEPIRVYAGLQTADTDEQRIAVLLSELERTRAFDRELLVIVPTTGTGWVNPVAARAIELMYNGDTAMVAMQYSYLPSWISFLGDQQRSMESGRMLIDAVQQRWSQRPAQQRPKLVLYGESLGSMAGQAAFAWLPDIADMGFSSVLWVGPPNASPLWKAITDRRDPGTPEVEPRYDGGRTVRFSPATDPAEIARDTAPPWEGTRVLFLQHASDPIVWYSPDLLTARPDWLREPPGRDRTSSMRWYPIVTFWQVGADMTNASSVPAGHGHNYGESVLDGWAAVAPPPDWTAADTERIRASLRESGGPEY; this is encoded by the coding sequence GTGAGAGCACAGACCGATCAGATCTCCGGTGACACCGTCACCGACACTCCCGAACGCCCGCGGCGCCACCCCTTGCTCATCCGGGTGTGGGGCCTCATCCGCCTCGACTACACCGGCATCGCCTTCGGCGCCCTGTTCTTCTGCCTGTCCCTGACCCCTTCGCTGCTGCCGCGCGACTGGCTGTTCCAGGGACTGATCGGCGGGGCGAACGCCGCCATCGGATACGGCATCGGCGTGTTCATCTCGAAGATGTTGGTGCGCTTCGTCATAGGCGGGAGACGCGCGTGGCTGCCGTCGCGCCGGACGCTGTACGCGGTCAAGACCGGGGTCGTCGGTTTGGCGATCGCGGCCAGCGTCCTGATGCTCGTACCGGCGGCGGCCTGGCAGCGGCAGGTCTCGGCCGAGATGGGCATGCCGGGCCCGGAGACGTCCGGCTACTTCCGAGTGCTGGTCGTCGCGGCGCTTGCCGGCGGGGTGTGTGTCGCGGTCAGTCGGGTGGTGCTCGGCATCATCAAGACGCTGGCCCGCTGGCTCATCCGCCGGTGGCGTCTGAGCGACGAGATGGCGCTGCTGATCGGCACCGCGGCCATCGTGGTGCTGCTCATCACGTTGATCAACGGCGTACTGCTGCAGGGGTTCCTGGCCGGTGCCAGCCGTGTCTTCCAGCCGCAGAACTTCACCACCCGCGAGGGCGTCAGCCAGCCCACCCAACCCGAGAGATCCGGCAGCCCAGCATCGTTCGCCAGTTGGGACAGCCTGGGCTACCAGGGCCGCAACTTCGTCGGCAGCGGCCCGGACGCACGAGAACTGGAGCGGGTGAACGGCAGGCCCGCGCAGGAGCCGATCCGCGTCTACGCCGGCCTGCAGACCGCGGACACCGACGAACAGCGAATCGCCGTGCTGCTCAGCGAACTCGAGCGCACCCGGGCCTTCGACCGTGAACTGCTCGTGATCGTGCCCACCACGGGGACCGGATGGGTCAACCCCGTCGCCGCCCGCGCGATCGAGCTGATGTACAACGGCGACACCGCCATGGTGGCGATGCAGTATTCGTATCTGCCGAGCTGGATCTCGTTCCTCGGCGATCAGCAGCGGTCGATGGAGTCGGGACGCATGCTGATCGACGCCGTACAGCAGCGGTGGTCACAGCGGCCGGCGCAGCAGCGGCCGAAACTCGTGCTCTACGGCGAGAGTCTGGGCTCGATGGCCGGGCAGGCCGCGTTCGCCTGGCTGCCCGACATCGCCGACATGGGGTTCTCGTCGGTGCTGTGGGTCGGCCCGCCCAACGCCAGCCCCCTGTGGAAGGCGATCACGGACCGCCGCGACCCCGGGACCCCGGAGGTCGAGCCACGCTACGACGGTGGCCGTACCGTGCGGTTCTCGCCGGCGACCGATCCGGCCGAGATCGCCCGCGACACCGCGCCCCCGTGGGAGGGCACCCGGGTGCTGTTCCTGCAGCACGCGTCCGACCCGATCGTCTGGTACTCACCGGATCTGCTCACCGCCCGCCCGGACTGGCTGCGCGAGCCGCCGGGTAGGGACCGCACCTCATCGATGCGCTGGTACCCCATCGTGACGTTCTGGCAGGTGGGTGCCGATATGACCAACGCGTCCAGTGTGCCGGCCGGACACGGTCACAACTACGGCGAATCCGTGCTCGACGGCTGGGCGGCCGTCGCGCCACCGCCCGACTGGACGGCGGCGGACACCGAACGCATCCGCGCCTCACTGCGCGAGTCGGGCGGTCCCGAATACTGA
- a CDS encoding M18 family aminopeptidase — protein sequence MPASPQSLCAFIDASPSPFHVCGTVADRLRDAGFTELAEGDAWPSAAGDYFTVRAGSLVAWRAGENPHAPFRIVGGHTDSPNLRVKQHPDRFVSGWRIVALQPYGGAWLNSWLDRDLGISGRLSIRAGDSLEHRLIRIDEPILRVPQLAIHLSEDRKGVSLDPQRHVNAVWGVGGSARSFLGYIADRAGVAEDAVLAADLMTHDLAPSTLVGADRELVSAPRLDNQATCYAGLEALLAAQPRDVVPVLALFDHEEVGSTSDHGAQSELLPTVLERITLAAGGHREDLLRRMSGSVVASGDMAHATHPNYPERHEPGHLIEVNAGPVLKVQPNLRYATDGRTAATFALACAQAGVPMQRYEHRADLPCGSTIGPMTSARTGIPTVDVGAAQLAMHSAREVMGADDVAAYSAALQAFLSPA from the coding sequence ATGCCAGCCAGCCCCCAGAGCCTGTGCGCCTTCATCGATGCCTCGCCGTCCCCGTTCCATGTGTGCGGCACCGTCGCGGACCGACTGCGCGACGCCGGCTTCACCGAACTCGCCGAAGGCGACGCGTGGCCGTCGGCGGCCGGTGACTACTTCACGGTGCGGGCCGGCTCACTGGTGGCGTGGCGGGCCGGTGAGAACCCCCATGCCCCGTTCCGCATCGTCGGCGGCCATACGGACAGCCCGAACCTGCGCGTCAAACAACACCCGGACCGGTTCGTATCCGGTTGGCGCATCGTGGCTTTGCAGCCCTACGGCGGTGCGTGGCTGAACTCCTGGCTGGACCGGGACCTCGGGATCAGCGGCAGACTGTCGATCCGGGCGGGTGACTCGCTCGAACACCGGCTGATCCGCATCGACGAACCGATTCTGCGGGTGCCGCAGCTGGCGATCCACCTCTCCGAAGACCGCAAGGGCGTCAGCCTCGACCCGCAGCGTCACGTGAACGCGGTGTGGGGGGTGGGTGGTTCGGCTCGTTCGTTCCTGGGCTACATCGCTGACCGGGCGGGGGTCGCCGAGGATGCCGTGCTCGCCGCGGATCTCATGACCCATGATCTGGCGCCGTCGACGTTGGTCGGCGCGGACCGCGAACTGGTCAGTGCGCCAAGGCTGGACAATCAGGCGACGTGTTATGCGGGCCTGGAGGCGCTGTTGGCGGCGCAGCCTCGCGATGTGGTGCCGGTGTTGGCGCTCTTCGACCACGAGGAGGTCGGATCCACGTCCGATCACGGGGCTCAATCAGAGCTGCTGCCAACGGTTTTGGAGAGAATCACGCTGGCGGCCGGCGGACACCGTGAGGATTTGCTGCGACGGATGTCCGGCTCGGTGGTGGCATCGGGCGACATGGCGCACGCGACTCATCCCAACTACCCGGAGCGCCACGAACCCGGCCACCTCATCGAGGTGAACGCCGGGCCGGTGCTCAAGGTGCAGCCGAACCTGCGTTACGCCACGGACGGACGCACCGCTGCGACGTTCGCGCTGGCGTGTGCGCAGGCCGGGGTGCCGATGCAACGCTACGAACATCGGGCCGACCTGCCGTGCGGGTCCACGATCGGGCCGATGACGTCGGCGCGCACCGGGATTCCCACCGTGGACGTCGGCGCCGCGCAGTTGGCCATGCATTCCGCGCGCGAAGTCATGGGTGCCGATGATGTCGCGGCGTACTCCGCGGCGCTGCAGGCGTTCTTGTCACCGGCCTGA
- a CDS encoding Rv0804 family intramembrane glutamic endopeptidase → MRRNEVAALTLATALVALSGLVSPRLPERWAAVVHAVFGASLAAATRAPLGLRPPALRGGLGAGATAAAVVTTGVAAASAVPGVRSAMKARDLPAAPTRWLILRIPLGTVWAEELAYRGALGYLGASAFGPTRGRLLQSVAFGLSHIADARAAGEPVVGTVVTTGIAGWVFAWLAERSGSLVAPMLAHLAVNEAGALAALAVQRPLRSAVRD, encoded by the coding sequence ATGCGGCGCAACGAGGTAGCGGCCCTCACCCTCGCCACCGCCCTGGTCGCGCTCAGCGGTCTGGTGAGTCCCCGCCTTCCCGAACGATGGGCCGCGGTCGTGCACGCGGTGTTCGGCGCGTCGTTGGCGGCAGCCACCCGGGCGCCGCTCGGGCTGCGCCCTCCTGCGCTGCGCGGTGGGCTGGGCGCCGGTGCGACGGCCGCGGCCGTCGTCACCACGGGCGTCGCGGCGGCCAGCGCGGTGCCCGGTGTCCGCTCGGCGATGAAGGCGCGGGATCTGCCTGCCGCGCCCACACGGTGGTTGATCCTGCGCATCCCGCTGGGCACGGTGTGGGCCGAAGAGCTGGCCTACCGGGGCGCACTCGGATATCTCGGCGCCTCGGCGTTCGGGCCGACGCGGGGGCGGCTGCTGCAGTCGGTCGCCTTCGGGCTCTCGCACATCGCCGACGCGCGCGCCGCCGGTGAGCCGGTCGTCGGCACCGTCGTGACCACCGGGATCGCCGGTTGGGTGTTCGCGTGGCTCGCGGAGCGGTCCGGCAGTCTGGTCGCGCCGATGCTGGCGCATCTGGCGGTCAACGAGGCCGGTGCGCTCGCGGCGCTGGCCGTCCAGCGGCCCCTGCGCTCGGCGGTCAGGGATTGA
- the purL gene encoding phosphoribosylformylglycinamidine synthase subunit PurL, which translates to MTQELAPTLDTVERAAATPDQPQPFRELGLKDDEYQRIREILGRRPTDAELAMYSVMWSEHCSYKSSKVHLRYFGETTTEKMRSTMLAGIGENAGVVDIGDGWAVTFKVESHNHPSYVEPYQGAATGVGGIVRDIMAMGARPVAVMDQLRFGAADAPDTKRVLDGVVRGVGGYGNSLGLPNIGGETVFDPSYAGNPLVNALCVGAMRKEDLHLAFASGAGNKIILFGARTGLDGIGGVSVLASDTFSGDESGAGRKKLPSVQVGDPFMEKVLIECCLELYAADLVVGIQDLGGAGLSCATSELASAGDGGMRVELDQVPLRAANMTPAEILSSESQERMCAVVTPDNVEAFLAVCRKWEVLATVIGEVTDGDRLVITWHGDTVVDVPPRTVAHEGPVYQRPVTRPDTQDALNADTSADLPRPATGDELRATLLAMIGSPHLCSRGYITEQYDRYVRGNTVLAEHADGGVLRIDEATGRGIAVSTDASGRYTALDPYTGAQLALAEAYRNVAVTGATPVAVTNCLNFGSPEDPGVMWQFSQAVRGLADGCAALGIPVTGGNVSFYNQTGSTAILPTPVVGVLGVLDDVKRRIPTGLGTEPGETLMLLGDTRDEFDGSIWAQVTAGHLGGLPPKVDLEREKLLADVLTAASRDGLISAAHDLSEGGLIQAVVEAALAGETGCRVLIPENFENGTGPFTFLFSESAGRVLVAVPRTEESRFRAMCEARGLPITRIGVVDPGSDAVEVQGHFTVPLTELRTTSEGVLPGLFG; encoded by the coding sequence GTGACGCAGGAGCTTGCCCCCACGCTGGACACCGTCGAGCGTGCCGCAGCCACCCCCGACCAGCCTCAACCGTTCCGCGAACTGGGCCTCAAGGACGACGAGTACCAGCGCATACGCGAGATCCTCGGGCGCAGACCCACCGACGCCGAACTGGCGATGTACTCGGTGATGTGGAGCGAGCACTGCTCGTACAAGTCCTCGAAGGTGCACCTGCGGTACTTCGGCGAGACCACCACCGAAAAGATGCGCTCGACGATGCTCGCCGGTATCGGCGAGAACGCGGGTGTCGTCGACATCGGCGACGGCTGGGCGGTGACCTTCAAGGTCGAATCCCACAACCATCCCTCCTACGTCGAGCCGTACCAGGGCGCGGCCACCGGCGTCGGCGGCATCGTCCGCGACATCATGGCGATGGGCGCGCGCCCGGTGGCCGTGATGGACCAGCTCCGCTTCGGCGCCGCCGACGCCCCCGACACCAAGCGCGTGCTCGACGGCGTGGTGCGCGGGGTCGGTGGATACGGGAACTCGCTCGGCCTGCCCAACATCGGCGGCGAGACCGTCTTCGACCCCTCCTACGCGGGTAACCCGCTGGTCAACGCCCTCTGCGTCGGCGCGATGCGCAAGGAGGACCTGCACCTGGCATTCGCCTCGGGTGCGGGTAACAAGATCATCCTGTTCGGTGCGCGCACCGGGCTCGACGGCATCGGCGGGGTGTCGGTGCTGGCCTCGGACACCTTCTCCGGCGACGAGTCGGGGGCGGGCCGCAAGAAGCTCCCCTCGGTGCAGGTCGGGGACCCCTTCATGGAGAAGGTGCTCATCGAATGCTGCCTCGAGCTGTACGCCGCGGACCTCGTGGTCGGCATCCAGGACCTCGGCGGCGCCGGATTGTCCTGTGCCACATCTGAACTCGCGTCAGCCGGGGACGGTGGGATGCGTGTGGAACTCGATCAGGTCCCGCTGCGTGCGGCGAACATGACTCCCGCCGAGATCCTGTCCAGCGAGTCGCAGGAACGCATGTGCGCGGTCGTCACACCGGACAACGTCGAGGCCTTCCTGGCGGTCTGCCGCAAATGGGAGGTGCTCGCCACCGTGATCGGCGAGGTCACCGACGGGGACCGTCTGGTGATCACCTGGCACGGCGACACCGTCGTCGACGTGCCGCCGCGCACCGTCGCCCACGAGGGTCCGGTGTACCAGCGCCCGGTCACCCGCCCCGACACCCAGGACGCGCTCAACGCCGACACGTCGGCCGATCTGCCGCGACCCGCCACCGGCGACGAACTGCGCGCCACCCTGCTCGCCATGATCGGCAGCCCGCACCTGTGCAGCCGCGGGTACATCACCGAACAGTACGACCGCTATGTGCGCGGCAACACGGTGCTGGCCGAACACGCCGACGGCGGCGTGCTGCGCATCGACGAGGCCACCGGCCGCGGCATCGCGGTCTCGACCGACGCCTCCGGCCGCTACACCGCACTCGATCCCTACACCGGTGCGCAACTGGCCCTCGCCGAGGCCTACCGCAACGTCGCGGTCACCGGCGCCACACCGGTCGCCGTGACGAACTGCCTCAACTTCGGCTCCCCTGAGGATCCGGGTGTCATGTGGCAGTTCAGCCAGGCGGTGCGCGGTTTGGCCGATGGTTGTGCGGCCCTTGGCATCCCGGTCACCGGTGGCAACGTGAGCTTCTACAACCAGACCGGGTCGACCGCGATCCTGCCCACCCCGGTCGTGGGGGTGCTGGGCGTGCTCGACGACGTCAAGCGGCGTATCCCGACCGGTCTTGGCACCGAACCCGGCGAGACGCTGATGCTGCTCGGCGACACCCGCGACGAGTTCGACGGGTCGATCTGGGCGCAGGTCACCGCCGGTCACCTCGGCGGGTTGCCCCCCAAGGTCGACCTCGAACGGGAGAAGCTGCTCGCCGATGTGCTCACGGCCGCCTCGCGTGACGGATTGATCTCCGCCGCACACGATCTCAGTGAGGGCGGGCTGATCCAAGCCGTCGTGGAGGCCGCGCTGGCCGGTGAAACGGGTTGCCGGGTCCTCATTCCCGAGAACTTCGAGAACGGCACAGGTCCGTTCACGTTCCTCTTCAGCGAATCGGCCGGCCGGGTACTCGTCGCGGTGCCCCGCACCGAGGAGAGCCGCTTCCGCGCGATGTGCGAAGCCCGCGGCCTGCCCATCACCCGCATCGGCGTGGTCGATCCCGGCAGCGATGCGGTCGAAGTGCAGGGCCACTTCACGGTGCCGCTGACGGAACTGCGGACCACCTCCGAGGGCGTGTTGCCCGGACTGTTCGGGTGA